The Ramlibacter algicola genome segment GGCGGCGCAGGCCGCGGGTGCGTTGCGCGTGGGACTGGTGAGCGCGATGGGCGCCGATGCGCGTTCGTCGATCTTCTACAACCGCGTCAAGGGCGAGACCGAGGACGCCCTCGCCGCCCTCGCCTTCCCGGGCCTGGTGATCGCGCGGCCGTCCTTCCTGGTCGGCGACCGCGAAGCCCTGGGGCAGCCGCGCCGCGGCGGCGAGAAGGTCGCGCGCGTGGTCAGCACCTGGCTGCGCCCCGTGATCCCCGCCAACTACCGCGCCATCCCCGCCGCCGACGTCGCCGCCGCCCTGCTGGAAGCCGTGCCGAAAGCGCACGGCGTGCACGTCATGCTGTCGGGCCAGATGCAGCGGCGCTGATGAAGGCGGACACCCGAAGCGCCGAGCGCGAGGGTGACTAGGAAGCCCTGCGCTCGATCGAAGGGGGCAAGGGCGGCCGGCCGTCACGCAAGTCGGTGATGGCGCGCTGCATGCCGGGCGCGAGCAGGTTCCAGTGCATGGACCGCACCACTCGGTGGTGCTGGCTGCGGTACGCGTCGGAATGGATCCGCTGCGCCGGGTCGTGCGTGCAGCCATGGTCGGCCAGCACCATCGGGTCGGACGCGGGCGGCAGCGAGTTGACGTACGCACCGTCCAGGCCGTTCCAGATCGCATGGCCGTCGCGGTGGATGCCGAAGCCGTGCGACCAGCCGTACTCGCGCAGCCGCTGGCGCGCGGCGGCCATGTACGCCGCGTCGAAGATGTAGGTGTCGGTCATCACCCAGCGCTCGCCGATCCAGGCTTCCACGAAGGGTCGCGAGCCGCTTTCCAGCCGCGTGACCAGGCCGCGCAGGATGTCGCCCTTCATCTCGTACCAATGCAGGCGCGCGGGGATGCCGGCCAGCCGCAGCAGCGCGACGATGAGCGTGCCCTTGTCGGGTGAGTCCCCGCAGCCCGCATCGAGCACCTCGCGCGCGGTTCGCGTGTGCAGCTTCAGCGGCTTGGCGAAGGGCATCCGCTTGACGAAGGCGTAGACGGCGAGCGCGCGCTCACGGTCGTTCTTGCCCAGCTGGGTGAGCGAACGCGCACGCAGCCGCAGGCGCGGGTCATCGAGATCGAGCAGCGAGGTCGAGCGCAGCCACGCCTGGGGCGCGTCGTCGCTGCGCCCGGACGGGACGGACAGGTCGTTCAATTGGGATGCAAGGCAGGCGGCACGCGGACCCGGCGCCGCCGGACCCCCTCTGGGAGCGCCGGGCCTTCGCGTGGGCCCGTGCGCCATGGACACCTGATGATTTTAGGTGCGTCCCCGTTGCAGGACCCGTCGAGGTTGATGCATTCGCGGCATCGCTCGCACCCCGCCGTGGGGCGCGGGTTCTGGCGAGCCGGGCCGCCTCAGGTCTCGGCGCGCAGCCAGGGCGCCGGCTGGTCCAGCTTCGGGAGGCGCTTGCGCGAGGCCAGCACCATGTCGATGTCCTCGCGGGCATCGTCGATGAGGGCGACGATGGCTTTCTCCGCCTTGGCCGGGTTGCGGCCCGCGACGGCATCGAGCACGGCACGGTGCAGCGGCAGCGAATCGCGCGGGCCGCCCTTGCGCGTCGTGGAAATCTCGAAACTCGTGCGCAGGAGGGCCCCGATCGCCTTGCTCATCTGGACCACCATGCGGTTGTGCGCCGCGCGCAGCAGGCCCTGGTGGAAGGCGAGGTCGTGGGTGACGTAGTCGCCGCCCTCCTCGACCGCGCTGCGCATCCCCTCGAAGGCGGCGCGCAGGCCGGCCACGTCCTCGGCCGTCGCCCGCTCGGCGGCCAGCCGCACGGCAGCCGGCTCGACGATGCGGCGCAGCTCCTGCAGGTCGCGCAGGAACTCGCGGCTGAGGCCGGCGCGGGACTGCCAGACCACCACGTCCGGATCGAACCAGTTCCACTGCTCCGGCGGCTGCACGCGGGTGCCCACCTTGGGACCGCTGCTGACCAGGCCCTTGGCGACCAGCGACTTGACCGCCTCGCGCACCACGGTGCGGCTGACCCCCAGCATTTCGCACAGCGCCGGCTCGGGCGGCAGCGACGCGCCCGCGGCCCAGCGCCCGGCGACGATGGCGGCGCCGAGGTGGTCGACCGTGTTGCCGTGGACGTTCTTGATCATGGCATCGAGGCAGCCAAAGGTATGACGATATGAGGATTGGGCCCCCGGGGTTTCCCCGCACCCCAGCGTTTTTCCGGATCGGAATGGCCGGCCTGCGTGCTACAAGGTCGCGGTTCAACCAAGAGGTCGCCTGCACGCAATGGCCAACGTCCAGATCCGGGGTGTGGAGAAGTTCTTCGGTCCCGCACACATCATCCGCGGGGTCGACATCGAGATCGAGGACGGCCAGTTCTGCGTGCTGGTCGGCCCGTCCGGCTGCGGCAAGTCCACCCTGCTGCGCATGATCGCGGGGCTGGAGGAGATCAGCAAGGGCGAGATCCTCATCGGCGGGCGCGTCGTCAACGACATGATGCCCAAGGAACGGGACATCGCCATGGTGTTCCAGAACTACGCGCTGTACCCGCACATGACGGTGCGCGACAACATGGGCTTCAGCCTGATGCTGGCCAAGCAGTCCAAGGCCTTCATCGACGAGCGCGTGCGCAAGGCCGCCGCCATCCTGGGGCTGGAACAGCTGCTCGACCGCTACCCGCGCCAGCTCTCGGGCGGCCAGCGCCAGCGCGTGGCCATGGGCCGCTGCATCGTGCGCGACCCGCAGGTGTTCCTGTTCGACGAGCCGCTGTCCAACCTGGACGCCAAGCTGCGCGTGCAGATGCGCACCGAGATCAAGGAACTGCACCAGCGCCTGAAGACCACCTCGATCTACGTCACCCATGACCAGATCGAGGCCATGACCATGGCCGACAAGATCGTGGTGATGCGCGACGGCATCGTCGAGCAGACCGGCAGCCCGCTGGAGCTGTACGACAACCCGGCCAACCAGTTCGTGGCCGGCTTCATCGGCTCGCCGGCGATGAACTTCCTGCCCGGCACGGTCCGCCTGGCCGCGGGGGCCGCCCGCGTCGAATTCGCCGGCGGCATCTCGCTGCCGGTGCCGGACAACGCGGCCGGCGTCGAGGACGGCCGCAGCGTCGTCTACGGCACCCGCCCCGAGCACATGGAACTGGCCACCGGCGCCGACGGCGTGCCCACCGAAGTCGTCGTCATCGAGCCCACCGGGGCCGACACGCAGGTGTTCACCAAGCTGGCCGGCGTCGAGGTCACCACGGTGTTCCGCGACCGCCACGCGTTCCGCCCCGGGGACGTCATCCGCCTGCGGCCCGACCCGCAGCGGGCCCACCTGTTCGACGCGGCCACCGGCAACCGGCTGGCGGCCTGATCCGCGCGCTTTCCCACCCCCCTAGGAGACAACCATGTCCGACAACCGTCGCGTATTCATCAAGAAGACGACCGCCACGGCGGCGGCCGTCACGGTGCCGATGCTCTGGCCGGGCCTGGCCAGCGCGCAGTGGAACAACCAGCCGGAAAAGGGCGCCAAGCTGCGCGTGCTGCGCTGGAAGCGCTTCGTGCAGGGTGACGAGGACGCGTACATGGCGAACGTCAAGAAGTTCACCGAGAAGACCGGCATCGAAGTCCGCGTGGACAACGAAGGCTGGGAAGACGTGCGCCCGAAGGCCGCGGTGGCCGCCAACACCGGCGCCGGCCCGGACATCATCCTGTCGACCAACGACGACGCCAACCTGTACCCGGACAAGCTGGTCGACGTCACCGACCTGGCCGAGTACCTGGGCAAGAAGTACGGCGGCTGGTACCAGGGCGCGCAGGCCTACTGCCGCCCCGACGGCAAGAAGTGGATCGCCGTGCCGCTGGGCTGCGCCGGGTCGATGATGGTCTACCGCGGCAGCCAGGTGAAGGCCGCCGGCTTCGACGCCTTCCCCAAGGACACCGACGGCTTCCTGAAGATGTTCAAGGCCCTGAAGGACAAGGGCACCCCCGGCGGCATGGCGCTGGGCAACGCCACCGGCGACGGCCTGTGGTGCAACTGGCTGGTGTGGGCCTTCGGCGGCATGCTGGTCGACAAGAACAACAAGGTCGTCATCAACAGCGCCGAGACGCAGAAGGCGCTGGAGTACGGCAAGGAGCTGTACGCCAGCTTCGTGCCCGGCACGCTGAGCTGGCTGGACCCGAACAACAACAAGGCCTTCCTGGACGGCCAGTGCTCGGTGACCAACAACGGCATCTCGATCTACTACGCCGCCAAGAACTCCACCGACCCCAAGGTCAAGGAGATGGCCTCCGACATCCAGCACGCCGCGTTCCCGGTCGGCCCCGTCGGCGTGCCGACCGAGTCCCACCTGTTCTTCAACCAGATGATCTTCAAGCACACGAAGTACCCGAAGGCCGCCAAGGAGTTCGTGCGCTTCATGATGGAGCAGGAACAGTTCGACCCGTGGCTCACCGGTGCCGGCGGCTACGTCGCGCCCCCGCTGGACGCCTACGCGAAGATCGCGGTGTGGACGGCCGATCCGAAGAACACCCCGTACCGCGACGCCGTCAAGAACATGCGTCCCGCCGGCTACGCAGGCAAGCTGGGCTACGCCTCGGCGGGCGCCGGCGCCGACTTCATCATCGTGAACATGGTCGCCGAAGCCGTCAGCGGCTCGAAGTCGCCCAAGGAAGCGATGGAACGCGCCGCCCAGCGAGCCGAGCGCTACTACAAGGTCTGATCGCCTTTTCGCACCAGCAGTAGAGGAAGGACCCCCTCCGCGTGTCGACCGCCCGCCTGCAGAACAACCGCAACTTTCTCGGGCTGGCGTTCATGCTGCCC includes the following:
- a CDS encoding transglutaminase-like domain-containing protein, whose amino-acid sequence is MNDLSVPSGRSDDAPQAWLRSTSLLDLDDPRLRLRARSLTQLGKNDRERALAVYAFVKRMPFAKPLKLHTRTAREVLDAGCGDSPDKGTLIVALLRLAGIPARLHWYEMKGDILRGLVTRLESGSRPFVEAWIGERWVMTDTYIFDAAYMAAARQRLREYGWSHGFGIHRDGHAIWNGLDGAYVNSLPPASDPMVLADHGCTHDPAQRIHSDAYRSQHHRVVRSMHWNLLAPGMQRAITDLRDGRPPLPPSIERRAS
- a CDS encoding ABC transporter ATP-binding protein; translated protein: MANVQIRGVEKFFGPAHIIRGVDIEIEDGQFCVLVGPSGCGKSTLLRMIAGLEEISKGEILIGGRVVNDMMPKERDIAMVFQNYALYPHMTVRDNMGFSLMLAKQSKAFIDERVRKAAAILGLEQLLDRYPRQLSGGQRQRVAMGRCIVRDPQVFLFDEPLSNLDAKLRVQMRTEIKELHQRLKTTSIYVTHDQIEAMTMADKIVVMRDGIVEQTGSPLELYDNPANQFVAGFIGSPAMNFLPGTVRLAAGAARVEFAGGISLPVPDNAAGVEDGRSVVYGTRPEHMELATGADGVPTEVVVIEPTGADTQVFTKLAGVEVTTVFRDRHAFRPGDVIRLRPDPQRAHLFDAATGNRLAA
- a CDS encoding ABC transporter substrate-binding protein, which codes for MSDNRRVFIKKTTATAAAVTVPMLWPGLASAQWNNQPEKGAKLRVLRWKRFVQGDEDAYMANVKKFTEKTGIEVRVDNEGWEDVRPKAAVAANTGAGPDIILSTNDDANLYPDKLVDVTDLAEYLGKKYGGWYQGAQAYCRPDGKKWIAVPLGCAGSMMVYRGSQVKAAGFDAFPKDTDGFLKMFKALKDKGTPGGMALGNATGDGLWCNWLVWAFGGMLVDKNNKVVINSAETQKALEYGKELYASFVPGTLSWLDPNNNKAFLDGQCSVTNNGISIYYAAKNSTDPKVKEMASDIQHAAFPVGPVGVPTESHLFFNQMIFKHTKYPKAAKEFVRFMMEQEQFDPWLTGAGGYVAPPLDAYAKIAVWTADPKNTPYRDAVKNMRPAGYAGKLGYASAGAGADFIIVNMVAEAVSGSKSPKEAMERAAQRAERYYKV
- a CDS encoding nucleoside-diphosphate sugar epimerase, whose amino-acid sequence is MTPRNVLLAGATGLVGQQILAGLLADPLVGEVHTLGRRPLAAQGDKHAHHVVDFTALPMLPPVHEAYLALGTTIKVAGSQAAFRAVDHDANLAVAKAAQAAGALRVGLVSAMGADARSSIFYNRVKGETEDALAALAFPGLVIARPSFLVGDREALGQPRRGGEKVARVVSTWLRPVIPANYRAIPAADVAAALLEAVPKAHGVHVMLSGQMQRR
- a CDS encoding FadR/GntR family transcriptional regulator codes for the protein MIKNVHGNTVDHLGAAIVAGRWAAGASLPPEPALCEMLGVSRTVVREAVKSLVAKGLVSSGPKVGTRVQPPEQWNWFDPDVVVWQSRAGLSREFLRDLQELRRIVEPAAVRLAAERATAEDVAGLRAAFEGMRSAVEEGGDYVTHDLAFHQGLLRAAHNRMVVQMSKAIGALLRTSFEISTTRKGGPRDSLPLHRAVLDAVAGRNPAKAEKAIVALIDDAREDIDMVLASRKRLPKLDQPAPWLRAET